The following are from one region of the Rosistilla carotiformis genome:
- a CDS encoding ABC transporter ATP-binding protein: protein MLSMENVTKTYQMHGQRVVALDDATLEIPEGDFVSLIGPSGSGKSSLLVMLGGMLSPTSGRVLLNGESMYDLNADGRARMRKANIGFVFQTFNLIPYLSAQENVQIPLYLSGTAESEQADRAAELLARVGLGDRLHHKPTELSVGQQQRVALARMLANDPAIILADEPTGNLDPETTEQVIGYFEEFNREGRTIVMVTHSPAAAERAKRVLKLRNGKIVDDRASLQAVGAA from the coding sequence ATGTTATCGATGGAAAATGTAACGAAGACTTACCAGATGCACGGGCAGCGCGTCGTGGCACTGGACGATGCGACGCTCGAGATTCCCGAGGGAGATTTTGTCTCGTTGATCGGGCCCAGCGGCAGCGGCAAAAGCTCGCTGTTGGTGATGCTCGGCGGGATGCTCTCGCCGACGTCGGGGCGCGTGCTGCTGAACGGCGAATCGATGTACGATCTAAATGCCGACGGCCGCGCTCGGATGCGGAAGGCAAACATCGGTTTCGTTTTTCAGACGTTTAATTTGATCCCGTACCTTTCGGCTCAAGAGAACGTCCAGATTCCGCTCTACCTTTCGGGAACCGCCGAATCGGAGCAAGCCGATCGGGCGGCGGAGCTGTTGGCGCGGGTTGGTTTGGGAGATCGATTGCATCACAAACCGACCGAACTGAGTGTCGGACAACAGCAGCGCGTCGCTTTGGCGCGGATGTTGGCCAACGATCCGGCCATCATTTTGGCAGACGAACCGACCGGGAACTTGGATCCCGAGACGACCGAGCAGGTGATTGGTTACTTCGAGGAATTCAATCGCGAGGGGCGGACGATCGTGATGGTGACGCACAGCCCGGCCGCGGCCGAGCGTGCGAAACGCGTCTTGAAGCTCCGCAACGGCAAGATCGTCGACGATCGCGCGTCGTTGCAGGCGGTGGGTGCCGCGTAG
- the arsB gene encoding ACR3 family arsenite efflux transporter: protein MDETSSCPGNVTPTSGGGIGFFERYLTVWVGLCIVAGIVLGKVAPGVAKSLDAMAIYSGDAPVVSIPIAICLFFMMFPIMVKIDFGEVVRAGKAIKPVGLTLLINWAIKPFTMYAIASFFLGTLFLGLIGPDAVDFVKAPLGVDVEVGATYGAGEVVLVDGVKMLQVPLWRSYLAGCILLGIAPCTAMVLVWGYLAKGNDGHTLIMVAINSLTMLVLYGVLGGFLLGVGQLPVPWKALLLSIAVYVALPLVTGYFTRKWLFAMKGEVWFRERFLRYLSPVTTTALLATLVLLFSFKGETIVANPLTILWIAIPLTLQTILIFALGYGLSKALGFNYETAAPTAMIGASNHFEVAIATATMLYGLSSGAALATVVGVLIEVPLMLALVKFCLTTQGWFGDASSNTTDERQVLPQQKGLEVQR from the coding sequence ATGGACGAAACATCGAGTTGTCCCGGAAACGTCACGCCAACCTCCGGGGGCGGAATCGGCTTCTTTGAGCGCTACCTCACGGTCTGGGTTGGATTGTGCATCGTCGCGGGAATCGTGCTGGGCAAGGTCGCCCCCGGTGTGGCGAAGTCGCTCGACGCGATGGCGATCTATTCCGGGGACGCTCCGGTCGTCTCGATACCGATCGCGATCTGTCTGTTCTTCATGATGTTCCCGATCATGGTCAAGATCGACTTTGGCGAAGTGGTTCGCGCGGGGAAGGCGATCAAGCCGGTTGGCTTGACGCTTCTGATCAACTGGGCGATCAAACCGTTCACGATGTACGCGATCGCTAGCTTTTTCCTGGGAACCCTTTTCCTTGGACTGATCGGTCCCGATGCGGTTGATTTTGTCAAAGCGCCGCTGGGCGTGGATGTCGAAGTGGGAGCGACCTACGGTGCCGGCGAAGTTGTCCTCGTCGACGGGGTGAAGATGCTGCAGGTTCCGCTGTGGCGCAGCTATCTCGCCGGATGCATTTTGTTGGGAATCGCTCCCTGCACCGCGATGGTCTTGGTCTGGGGGTATCTCGCAAAAGGAAACGACGGGCACACGCTGATCATGGTGGCGATCAATTCGCTGACGATGTTGGTGCTGTACGGTGTGCTGGGAGGTTTTCTGTTGGGAGTCGGCCAGTTGCCCGTTCCGTGGAAGGCGTTGTTGCTGTCGATCGCGGTCTACGTCGCGCTCCCCTTGGTAACAGGATATTTCACGCGGAAGTGGTTGTTCGCGATGAAGGGGGAGGTGTGGTTCCGAGAGCGGTTCTTGCGGTACCTGAGCCCCGTTACCACGACGGCGCTGTTGGCGACCTTGGTCCTGCTGTTCTCCTTCAAAGGGGAAACGATCGTCGCGAACCCGCTGACGATCCTTTGGATCGCGATTCCGTTGACCCTGCAAACGATTTTGATCTTCGCACTCGGATACGGACTCTCAAAGGCACTTGGATTCAATTACGAAACCGCGGCACCGACCGCCATGATCGGCGCTTCAAATCACTTCGAAGTCGCAATCGCCACGGCGACGATGTTGTACGGGCTCTCCTCCGGGGCTGCACTGGCAACGGTTGTCGGCGTGTTGATCGAAGTCCCCTTGATGCTTGCGTTGGTGAAGTTCTGCCTGACGACCCAAGGTTGGTTTGGGGACGCATCCAGCAATACGACCGACGAACGTCAGGTACTGCCACAGCAAAAAGGATTGGAGGTTCAACGATGA
- a CDS encoding ArsR/SmtB family transcription factor — translation MSTTTDQQPLSDMSTVPLAAIGEQINTVFRAFADSTRLRILHLLVDDEICVGNLVEILQLPQPTVSRHLAYLRKANLVDVRKDGLWSHYSLAPAQSCFQQKLYDCLADCFDDVPELQQDTRRAKQLKAEGGCCE, via the coding sequence ATGAGTACCACGACCGACCAACAGCCTCTGAGCGACATGTCGACCGTTCCGCTGGCGGCGATCGGCGAACAGATCAACACGGTTTTTCGGGCGTTTGCTGACAGCACGCGGCTGCGCATCCTGCATCTATTGGTCGACGACGAGATCTGCGTGGGGAACCTTGTCGAGATCCTGCAGCTACCTCAGCCAACCGTCTCGCGACACCTGGCCTATCTGCGGAAAGCGAACCTTGTCGACGTCCGCAAGGATGGGCTCTGGTCGCACTATTCGCTCGCCCCGGCGCAGTCCTGTTTCCAGCAAAAGCTGTACGACTGCCTCGCCGACTGTTTCGACGACGTCCCCGAACTGCAGCAAGACACCCGCCGCGCCAAGCAGCTCAAAGCAGAAGGCGGCTGCTGCGAATAG
- a CDS encoding PAS domain S-box protein — MSDRSHWTPLVVGVGISQAGILAFEAFLDGLGDAFDIAIVVNQAAEANGVWLSTDRLRRHTSLPVVEVVQQVLLKPGCLYIAAPEVVLELRGNMLAIADPQRPLKATDPIDHLFDSIAQQRGEYGVGGIVSGSGQWGTIGLQSIDDAGGMTFAFDTQSVSGAIKSVVDVVMPAAKIAGVIRKHAARWKRIAPLQREQSVGDHKTETAQCGSCDGDDHAPRDGKAESGCQRIEPCQVDPTSLLESTNLAILFLDNDFRIRSFTPGVTSLYPLTTSDIGNPLETVTHNAIEMPSIQEAASRVANGPVEEEVETQDGRWFLRRVQTYRNTTPRDGGFVVTFYEITEQHRLRMRLAAAHGVTKLLADAESFETVIPKVLEALRVSLSAEVCSLWRIDEQGKFLTCVETDVNDSSLQPFVEVSRNTRLALGEGLPGQAWNDREPVWVEDVQNTAGIVRSVAARACELTSAVATPIIVGRKFKGVIEIFTARQLTREPELLQLLGAVGYEIGQFIRQRRLSDTIRDEEARKSAILESAIDCVITMDTHGRIVDFNPAAERTFGYAASEVVGRVLSEVVIPEAFREAHENGLARFLQTGQSSLMGQRVELTAQRADGSLFPIELAMSVSLGRDGLPFFTGYLRDITDRKHAEAILHERAELAALHASLAVSLAGEAPLCEILNTCCQRIVEGLDAAFARVWLLNEQEQVLYLTASAGMYTHLDGSHARIPMGQWKIGRIAATQEPLLSNDVANESNISDPQWASREGMVAFAGLPLVVEHRVVGVMALFAKHTLAKEGFEQLMPMADAIAQCIARKESEQQLLDREQRLNLALGAGRLGTWHWDVGADRVTWSDQLYEIFGFAKEEFQATRDSFLQIVHIDDRAYVTQKLEAIFTGNCRAYEMDFRITRGDDQRTIWTSGRGVIVRDAFNHPLSITAVASDITDRKHWELELSDRESHLRSVIDHTLFFIGVLDVDGTLLEANAVAIHAGGVDRSQVIGRKFWDCYWWNFGQESIEKLQDAVRQAATGKVVRYDVEARMAGDTRMTIDFMISPVRASDGSISYLIPSGVDISERRAVEAAVIEREQFLTLALDAGKMGSFKWDIQTQRVEWSEMVYTMYGCRPDQFDGTVTSCWQLIHPEDREFVKAEAEKELASPSDDHLVEFRLIRPQDGRTIWVESRGVIHRDPHGNPLHVTGLLQDISARKIDELSLAFLSDLQTQLMPVTAVSELMAVSTRMIAQHLGLSRCMFVEFDAHGETADILCDHRNGDQPSMVGRHAVRAFHDEAERAALLAGQQVLSSDIRSPQRSVQLTDNFRAFNVAAFCNSAYVTDRGAMFVISAVHAEQHTWQTDERRLLQEVAERVGLRIERARSEEELANREAHLRRVINNQLGLVGVIDRNGILLEVDDRSLKIAHTRREEVVGKHFAEAPWWSYDPAVAAKMRETMQRAMQGEVVRYDVSLFAHGDEGVMIDFMIAPVTDANGEVEYLIPSGVDIRDRYRAQQQLMDNERRVSMALRAGRMAAWEWTPEKSHWDPQLFELLGVPPATSPSPEYFFECVHPDDLPMLQATWKRATDGEDDYDAEFRIRLPDGSIRWLAAVGTVIRDHDGTVAAMHGLNWDITEQKETQERIRDSEQRFRNMANAAPAMIWVTDPNHHCTFLSQRWSDYTGQPALEGLEFGWLETLHPDDQQPARDAFLAAAEKYESFELDFRLRCADGSYRWAIDAGQPRFDESGGFVGYVGSVIDAHDRHEAQAALQEARAVAVAANESKSAFLANMSHEIRTPMTAILGYTELLADLVEDEEAKRHLQTIRHNGDYLLDIINDILDLSKIEAGKLDVECERFDPHRLIEDVRSIMEVRAQEEKLKLTVTYDGKLPKLISSDAKRLKQILINLVGNAIKFTLEGRVEIRVRFEAASERLRFDVIDTGIGIPAEQMDTLFKPFYQGDASVTRNFGGTGLGLAISQRLAEMLGDTISARSTVGVGSTFTVRVATGKIVDSDLVDYDPIDRALETGTTVDADAMHALTCHVLIVDDRRDIRFLSRHILTQSGATVDECEDGLVAVEYITQCLTNGDSPDLILLDMQMPKLDGYSTAKEIRALGYSGPIIALTADAMQGDMNKCLEAGCNDYLSKPIDRSIMLQKIAEMLA; from the coding sequence ATGAGTGATCGATCGCACTGGACGCCCCTTGTTGTTGGCGTAGGTATCTCCCAAGCGGGGATTCTAGCTTTCGAGGCCTTTCTCGATGGTTTAGGCGATGCCTTCGATATCGCGATCGTGGTCAACCAGGCCGCCGAGGCCAACGGAGTTTGGTTGTCGACGGACCGACTGCGGCGACACACGTCCCTGCCTGTTGTGGAGGTCGTTCAACAGGTGCTGCTCAAACCGGGCTGTCTCTACATTGCCGCACCGGAAGTGGTGCTTGAATTGCGAGGCAATATGCTCGCGATTGCTGATCCCCAACGCCCTCTCAAAGCAACCGATCCGATCGACCACCTCTTCGATTCGATAGCGCAACAGCGGGGCGAATACGGAGTGGGGGGAATCGTCTCGGGTTCTGGCCAGTGGGGGACCATCGGCTTGCAATCGATAGACGATGCCGGTGGGATGACATTCGCATTCGACACGCAATCGGTCAGCGGCGCCATAAAATCCGTAGTCGACGTCGTCATGCCCGCCGCAAAGATCGCTGGAGTGATTCGCAAACACGCGGCTCGCTGGAAACGGATCGCACCTCTTCAACGCGAACAATCCGTTGGCGACCACAAGACGGAGACGGCGCAGTGCGGATCCTGCGACGGCGACGATCATGCACCGCGCGACGGCAAAGCGGAATCGGGATGCCAACGCATCGAACCATGCCAAGTCGATCCAACGTCTCTCTTGGAAAGTACCAATCTTGCCATTCTGTTTCTCGACAACGACTTTCGGATTCGCAGCTTTACACCAGGTGTGACGTCGCTCTACCCGCTGACCACATCGGATATCGGCAACCCCTTGGAGACGGTGACGCACAATGCGATCGAGATGCCTTCGATTCAGGAGGCGGCGTCCCGCGTGGCCAACGGACCTGTCGAAGAGGAAGTGGAAACACAGGATGGGCGTTGGTTCTTGAGACGGGTTCAAACCTATCGCAACACGACGCCGCGCGATGGTGGGTTTGTCGTCACGTTCTACGAAATCACGGAACAACACCGGTTGCGGATGCGACTTGCTGCGGCACACGGAGTGACCAAACTCCTGGCGGATGCGGAATCGTTTGAAACGGTGATCCCAAAAGTTCTTGAAGCGCTACGGGTCTCCTTGTCAGCCGAAGTCTGCTCGCTTTGGAGAATTGATGAACAGGGAAAATTTCTGACGTGCGTCGAGACCGATGTTAACGATAGCTCGTTGCAACCGTTCGTAGAAGTCAGCCGTAACACGCGGCTCGCTTTGGGCGAAGGGTTGCCCGGCCAAGCATGGAATGATCGTGAACCGGTCTGGGTCGAGGACGTTCAAAACACTGCGGGGATCGTTCGATCGGTCGCCGCTCGCGCTTGTGAATTGACCAGCGCGGTGGCGACTCCCATCATCGTGGGCCGCAAGTTCAAAGGCGTCATCGAAATCTTTACAGCTCGGCAGCTCACGCGAGAACCCGAACTGCTGCAGCTACTGGGGGCGGTTGGATACGAAATCGGACAATTTATTCGGCAACGTCGACTCTCGGACACCATCCGCGACGAAGAGGCACGGAAGTCGGCGATTCTCGAATCAGCGATCGACTGCGTGATCACGATGGATACCCACGGACGCATCGTCGACTTCAATCCCGCTGCGGAACGCACGTTTGGGTATGCCGCGTCGGAAGTTGTTGGTCGGGTGCTGTCCGAAGTCGTGATCCCCGAAGCGTTTCGCGAAGCACACGAAAACGGATTGGCGCGCTTCCTTCAGACCGGACAGTCCTCTTTGATGGGGCAACGTGTCGAATTAACAGCGCAACGCGCCGACGGCAGCCTGTTTCCCATCGAATTGGCGATGAGCGTCTCGCTGGGTCGCGATGGCTTACCGTTCTTCACCGGGTATCTAAGGGACATCACGGATCGCAAGCATGCCGAAGCGATCCTCCACGAACGTGCCGAACTCGCCGCGCTGCATGCGTCGTTGGCGGTATCCCTCGCTGGCGAAGCTCCGCTTTGTGAGATCCTCAACACCTGTTGTCAGCGGATCGTCGAAGGGCTCGACGCGGCTTTTGCGCGGGTTTGGTTGCTGAACGAACAGGAACAAGTGCTGTATCTGACGGCCAGCGCCGGAATGTACACGCACTTGGATGGTTCGCATGCTCGCATTCCGATGGGTCAGTGGAAGATAGGACGCATCGCGGCAACCCAAGAACCTTTGCTGAGCAACGACGTCGCGAACGAATCCAACATCAGTGATCCTCAGTGGGCCTCACGGGAAGGCATGGTAGCGTTTGCTGGGCTGCCTTTGGTCGTCGAACATCGCGTCGTGGGAGTCATGGCGTTGTTTGCCAAACACACGCTGGCGAAGGAAGGCTTTGAACAATTAATGCCGATGGCCGATGCGATCGCGCAATGCATCGCTCGCAAGGAATCCGAACAACAGTTGCTAGATCGGGAGCAGCGGTTGAATCTGGCGCTGGGGGCAGGCCGTCTGGGGACATGGCACTGGGATGTCGGGGCTGACCGCGTCACGTGGTCCGATCAACTGTACGAAATCTTTGGCTTTGCCAAGGAAGAGTTCCAAGCAACGCGCGACAGCTTCTTGCAGATTGTTCACATCGACGATCGCGCCTACGTTACGCAGAAGCTCGAGGCTATTTTCACGGGAAATTGCCGCGCCTATGAAATGGATTTCCGAATCACTCGCGGCGACGACCAACGGACGATTTGGACGTCGGGGCGCGGCGTGATTGTTCGGGATGCTTTCAATCACCCCCTGAGTATCACTGCGGTTGCCAGTGACATTACCGACCGCAAGCATTGGGAACTGGAACTGAGCGATCGGGAATCCCACCTGCGTAGCGTGATCGACCATACGCTCTTTTTCATCGGAGTGTTGGACGTCGATGGGACGCTGTTGGAGGCCAATGCGGTGGCGATCCACGCGGGAGGCGTCGACCGAAGCCAAGTCATTGGACGCAAGTTCTGGGATTGCTATTGGTGGAACTTTGGCCAGGAATCCATCGAGAAACTGCAAGACGCCGTACGGCAAGCCGCCACGGGCAAGGTCGTTCGCTACGACGTCGAAGCCCGGATGGCGGGCGATACACGGATGACCATCGACTTCATGATCAGTCCCGTTCGGGCAAGCGACGGATCGATTTCTTATCTCATTCCGTCGGGTGTCGATATCAGCGAACGACGTGCGGTGGAAGCTGCGGTGATCGAGCGGGAGCAGTTCCTGACCCTCGCCCTCGATGCGGGCAAAATGGGATCGTTCAAGTGGGACATTCAGACGCAACGGGTTGAATGGTCCGAGATGGTTTACACCATGTACGGTTGTCGCCCCGACCAGTTTGACGGAACCGTCACCAGTTGCTGGCAGCTGATCCATCCCGAGGATCGAGAATTCGTTAAGGCAGAAGCCGAGAAGGAATTGGCCAGTCCGTCCGACGACCATTTGGTTGAATTCCGCTTGATTCGCCCTCAGGATGGCCGCACGATTTGGGTGGAATCGCGCGGCGTGATTCATCGCGATCCGCACGGGAATCCGCTGCATGTCACCGGGCTGTTGCAAGATATTTCGGCGCGGAAAATCGATGAACTGAGCCTCGCGTTTCTTTCCGATTTGCAGACTCAGTTGATGCCGGTGACGGCAGTTTCAGAGCTGATGGCGGTGTCGACACGCATGATCGCCCAACACCTCGGATTGTCCCGATGCATGTTTGTGGAATTTGATGCCCACGGAGAAACCGCCGACATTCTCTGCGACCATCGCAATGGCGATCAGCCGAGCATGGTGGGCAGACATGCGGTACGAGCCTTCCACGATGAAGCCGAACGGGCCGCGCTGCTCGCAGGCCAACAGGTGCTTTCGAGCGACATCCGCAGCCCGCAGCGAAGCGTTCAACTGACCGACAACTTCCGCGCGTTCAACGTCGCCGCATTTTGTAATTCCGCCTACGTGACCGATCGCGGCGCGATGTTTGTTATCTCTGCTGTGCACGCCGAACAGCACACCTGGCAAACCGATGAACGGCGGTTGCTGCAGGAAGTCGCCGAGCGCGTGGGGCTACGGATTGAACGAGCGCGATCCGAAGAGGAGTTGGCGAATCGGGAGGCGCACCTGCGTCGCGTGATCAACAACCAATTGGGGCTGGTCGGCGTCATCGACCGCAATGGGATCCTTCTGGAGGTCGACGACCGTTCTTTGAAGATCGCACACACGCGACGTGAAGAGGTCGTCGGAAAGCATTTTGCCGAAGCGCCATGGTGGAGTTACGATCCGGCGGTTGCCGCCAAAATGCGTGAAACAATGCAGCGGGCGATGCAGGGGGAGGTCGTGCGTTACGACGTGTCACTGTTTGCCCACGGTGACGAAGGCGTGATGATCGACTTCATGATCGCGCCGGTGACCGATGCCAATGGCGAGGTGGAGTACCTGATTCCTTCGGGCGTTGACATTCGCGATCGCTATCGTGCCCAACAACAACTGATGGACAACGAACGTCGTGTTTCGATGGCACTGCGTGCCGGACGAATGGCCGCTTGGGAATGGACGCCTGAAAAGAGCCATTGGGATCCCCAACTGTTTGAATTGTTAGGCGTTCCGCCGGCGACGTCTCCGTCACCGGAGTATTTTTTCGAATGCGTCCATCCCGACGATCTACCGATGCTGCAAGCAACGTGGAAGCGAGCGACCGATGGTGAGGACGACTACGATGCGGAGTTTCGAATTCGGTTGCCTGACGGAAGCATTCGTTGGCTGGCTGCCGTTGGAACCGTGATTCGCGATCACGACGGAACCGTCGCCGCGATGCATGGATTGAACTGGGATATCACCGAGCAAAAAGAGACGCAGGAGCGGATTCGCGACAGCGAACAACGCTTCCGCAATATGGCCAATGCCGCCCCCGCGATGATTTGGGTGACCGACCCGAATCATCATTGCACCTTCCTGTCGCAACGCTGGAGTGATTACACGGGCCAACCCGCCCTGGAAGGATTGGAGTTTGGATGGCTTGAAACGCTCCATCCCGACGACCAACAGCCGGCGCGTGATGCCTTTCTTGCCGCGGCAGAAAAGTACGAATCCTTCGAATTGGATTTCCGCTTGCGGTGTGCCGATGGAAGCTATCGCTGGGCGATCGACGCCGGCCAGCCAAGATTCGATGAGTCGGGTGGTTTTGTCGGCTACGTCGGCTCCGTGATCGATGCCCACGACCGACACGAAGCGCAAGCCGCATTGCAAGAAGCGCGTGCCGTCGCCGTAGCCGCAAACGAATCGAAGAGTGCGTTTCTTGCCAACATGTCCCACGAAATTCGGACTCCCATGACCGCCATCCTGGGCTATACCGAATTGCTGGCCGATTTAGTGGAGGACGAGGAAGCGAAGCGGCACTTGCAAACCATCCGGCACAATGGCGACTACTTGCTGGACATCATCAATGACATCCTCGACCTGTCGAAGATCGAAGCTGGCAAATTGGATGTGGAGTGTGAACGCTTTGATCCGCATCGATTGATCGAAGATGTCCGCAGTATCATGGAAGTCCGGGCGCAAGAGGAGAAACTGAAATTGACCGTCACGTACGACGGCAAGCTTCCGAAATTGATTAGCTCCGATGCCAAACGTTTGAAGCAAATCTTGATCAATCTGGTTGGCAACGCGATCAAGTTTACGCTGGAAGGACGCGTTGAAATCCGTGTCCGATTTGAGGCCGCGTCGGAAAGGTTGCGTTTCGATGTGATCGATACGGGGATTGGAATTCCAGCCGAACAAATGGACACGCTATTCAAGCCGTTTTACCAAGGGGATGCCAGCGTGACGCGCAATTTTGGCGGAACCGGTTTGGGACTGGCGATCAGCCAGCGGCTTGCCGAAATGCTCGGCGATACCATCTCGGCGCGTAGCACCGTTGGCGTCGGCAGCACGTTTACCGTCCGCGTCGCCACTGGAAAAATTGTCGATTCCGACTTGGTGGACTACGACCCCATCGATCGCGCCCTCGAAACGGGTACGACCGTGGATGCCGATGCGATGCACGCGTTGACGTGTCACGTGTTGATCGTGGACGACCGCCGCGACATTCGATTCTTAAGCCGGCATATCCTGACCCAATCGGGCGCTACGGTGGATGAATGCGAAGACGGCCTCGTGGCGGTCGAATACATCACCCAGTGTTTAACCAATGGGGACAGCCCCGATCTGATCCTGTTGGACATGCAAATGCCAAAGCTCGATGGTTACTCCACCGCGAAAGAGATCCGCGCGCTCGGATACTCTGGACCGATCATCGCGCTAACGGCCGACGCCATGCAAGGTGATATGAACAAGTGCTTGGAAGCGGGCTGCAACGACTACTTGTCAAAGCCGATCGACAGATCGATCATGCTACAGAAGATTGCAGAAATGTTGGCGTAA
- a CDS encoding ABC transporter permease, whose protein sequence is MNLTKLVWRELFERKSQMITIFVGILLGITTVIAIKNITYYSEMAVAREMDSLGANVLVLPKSVTLQDYYSADMHNETIPEEYALRLTMSNLAGVDNLSPKLCVPVDLDGRQFTLTGILPKSEFQAKAAWGGAGIFSRPIGCGAIDVGITEEPEDKKTLVRNRVIDDLATDEALVGADTASVLGIEEGQKLDLMGKQFSVVAVLPETGTVDDSRIFAHLHTVQEMAGKEAVVSCIEIVGCCKEISAGLVDNVNKLLPEAKVVTVTQVVATQTKVNGMMEQLSMIFVAIIVVIGGAGIANFMFANVYERRREIGTLMSLGAESNLILRIFLLKALLLGIAGGVGGFLIGTTLAVTLGPRLANVPVLPMPVLALWAIGISVGTTLLASYFPARNAARLDPVTSFQEV, encoded by the coding sequence ATGAACCTTACGAAACTAGTCTGGCGAGAGCTCTTCGAGCGGAAGAGCCAGATGATCACGATCTTTGTTGGAATTTTGTTGGGGATCACCACCGTGATCGCCATCAAAAATATCACCTACTATTCCGAGATGGCTGTGGCGCGGGAGATGGACAGCTTGGGAGCCAACGTGTTGGTTCTCCCCAAGTCGGTCACGCTGCAGGACTACTACTCGGCCGACATGCACAACGAGACGATTCCCGAGGAATACGCGCTGCGACTGACGATGTCGAATCTCGCTGGCGTCGACAACCTGTCGCCCAAGTTGTGCGTGCCTGTCGACTTGGACGGGCGTCAGTTCACGCTGACCGGAATCCTGCCCAAGAGTGAGTTCCAGGCCAAAGCGGCTTGGGGCGGTGCAGGGATCTTTTCGCGACCGATCGGTTGCGGCGCGATCGACGTCGGCATCACTGAAGAGCCCGAGGACAAGAAAACCTTGGTTCGCAATCGCGTGATCGACGATCTGGCGACCGATGAAGCGTTGGTCGGCGCCGATACCGCGTCGGTCCTGGGGATCGAGGAAGGCCAAAAACTCGATTTGATGGGCAAGCAGTTCTCGGTCGTCGCGGTGTTGCCCGAAACGGGAACTGTCGACGATTCGCGGATCTTCGCTCACCTGCACACCGTGCAGGAGATGGCGGGCAAAGAGGCGGTCGTCAGCTGCATCGAGATCGTCGGCTGCTGCAAAGAGATCTCGGCCGGGCTTGTCGACAACGTCAACAAGTTGCTCCCCGAGGCGAAGGTCGTCACGGTGACTCAGGTCGTCGCGACGCAGACCAAAGTCAACGGCATGATGGAGCAGCTGTCGATGATTTTTGTTGCGATCATCGTCGTGATCGGCGGAGCGGGGATTGCGAACTTCATGTTTGCCAACGTCTACGAACGCCGCCGCGAAATCGGCACGCTGATGTCGCTGGGGGCGGAGTCGAATCTGATCCTGCGGATCTTTTTGCTCAAGGCGTTGTTGTTGGGAATTGCTGGCGGCGTGGGTGGATTTTTGATCGGAACCACGCTGGCGGTCACCCTTGGCCCACGCCTGGCGAACGTCCCCGTGCTCCCGATGCCGGTCTTGGCGTTGTGGGCGATCGGAATCTCCGTCGGCACGACGCTGCTGGCCAGCTACTTTCCCGCACGCAATGCGGCTCGACTCGATCCCGTCACATCCTTTCAAGAGGTTTGA